The sequence TCGATTGCTTAATCTGGATGTATTGTTACTGCTTATCCAAACTGtaaattattatgataattagACAACAAAAGAggctttttatttaaaaataatgtgtGGAAATTcaagatatatattaaagtaaatcaCTTGATTTTTTAGTTTCCTTTTGTAACTTCATTAACTGATCTTTGACCCCACAGGGAGACTTTACGATTAAGAATTCTGGATTAGAGATTTATAATGAAAATGTCAGGGACCTGCTGAACTCAGAATCAGGTCGAAATCTCAAGCTTCCAGATGACTCAGAGGTATACGcacttctttctcttcttttctttttttttttttcctgaaaGAGTAGATTTTCTTATAGATTTTCTCCCAACTACTGGTTATTTTGTGGTTCTCTATGGAGAAAGGTGCTGTGGTCGAGAAGTTGGTAGAAAAACAGCAACCAATGATCAGCATTTGAGGCATCTGATAAGTATGTGTGACTAGTGAAGAACTGTATCTTTGTGTTGGTCTAGCTTCCTTTGTCAGTGCAAGTATTAGATTAATAGTTTATTAACATTTGACATTTTTTAACAAGTCATATATCCAAATTGGATGAATAATATTCACCGACTCTGCCTTTCTGAAATCACCCATGATTTTCAGAATTTTGTAGACCTCGCTGGAAGTGAAATTGCTTCACAGACACATGCAGATGGGGCGAGGCTCAGAGAAGGTGGTCATATCAATCTTATTAGTTTGATGACTCTGACAACTGGGATAATAAAGCTCAGGTGAGACTTGAATATATTAGCATACTTCTTGATTgtcaacttttattttatttcatattttcgTCTCCAATTTTTACATGTAGAATATATCCTTCTTCATATCGATTCTTGCATGTTGTCATGGATTCTAAGATAACACCTAAATGCTACAGTCAGAACCATCTAAGCAAGTTATACTTGTCCGGTTCCTGTTGACTACATcctgaatttctttttccttgcaGTGTTGGGAAAAGAAGCGGTCATATGCCCTACCGGGACTCAATGCTCACTCGCTTATTGCAGCACTCACTTGGCGGGAATGAACGAACTGCCATCATTTGTACTCTACGTCCAGCACTTAGCCCTGGCGAACAATCTCGAAACACTCTCTTCTTTGCCACAAGAGCAAAGGAAGTCACCAAGACTGCCCAAGTCAACATGGTACCAACCCCTGTTGCGCAACTAGTTTGGCTTTCTGTCCGACTTCAATAATACAAATTCCAGTTTTCCGTTTCTTGTACAAAATCTTATTATCAGGTTGTTTCCGATAAGCAGCTGGTAAAACATCTACAGAAGGAAGTAGCCGGGCTGGAAGCAGAACTGCGAACTCCTGACCcttcaaaggaaaaaagacTTAAAATTCAGCAGGTGAACCGCTATTTAAGTTTCAGCAGCTTAGTTGAATTTTACAGTCATCTAATGGATGTGCTATATATCTCATCATTTTATTGGGTGCAGATGTAGGGAGAAATTGAAGAACTGAGACGCCAGAGGGATTTTGCAAAATCGGGGATGAGTTGCAGAAAAAACATCAAGAGGACGAGCACATTGGAATCGCCACCACGTGATGTAAAGAAGTGTCTCTCCTACTCTGATGCATTATTATCAAAACTTGAGAACAAGGAAAACTATGTTAAGCCATGAGGCAATCATCACTGCAGCTTTTTGCTCTAATGCATGAAAATCCGTAAAATCGAACATCTTCAGGAGCAACTTGGAGAAGAAGCCAATCGAGCTCTAGTTAGTATTATGAAAGGAGGTTTCTTGTCATGGACTAGGTAACCAAGATGCAGCCGAGATCATTGCCAAGCAGAAATAAGGGAAATGCAATCTATTCAACCAGCTTCCAAAGAAGTAGAAATTGGAAGTGTTGTCGCCCCTAACAAGAGCGTCAGCGCCAACCTGAAGGATGAGATAACAAAGACATTCTCAAGGAAGCACCATTGCAAATCTCGAAGAACAACTGCCCGGCAAGTTTTGGAAAATGAGATAGAAAGCAGAGCACCGGAAAATGAAGATTTCACTCCGGTGAGACCCAGCTAGAGTCCGAGAAAGAGAGACTCCTACAAAAAGTGAAGATCGAAGAATGTGGAGATGTTTCACCAAAGGAAGGAACTCCGGGCTATCGTCGTTCTAGTTCAGTTAATATGAAGAAAATGCAGAAGATGTTTCAGAATGCAGTACAGGAGAACGTGGAGAAGCGTAAGGGCTTATGTGACAGAATTGAAAGAAGGTGTTGCAAAACTGCAATACCGAAAAGCAGCTACTTGTTTGCCAGGTATAGTATTTGCAGCTCATTTGAGTTTTTCTAGCAACTTAATATCAGGAAATtcattttcatattctttATCTGCCATCTCTATAGGTCCTTGAGCTCGAAGCAAATGAAGCAGCTGGATATAATCTTGAAAATGTGGGATGTATGCTTTATATCCATCATCCATAGGACAcagttttatttgttattcaAGGGAGACCCTGCTGAATTGGTTACAGCAGCATTTGGCAGAAATTGGCAATGCAAGCCCTGCTCCTCGTGTTGGAGATGAGCCTACAATTTCTCTATCGTCAAGGTTTCTCTCTCTTATTAGCCTACCAACTTGCACGAACTGACACATTGCTTGCAGTTGTTAATATACAGTGAAtgcttaaattaattattttttttcgtTTATTGGTTTTGTAGTATCAGAGCATTGAGACGTGAAAGAGAGATTTCTTGCAAAGAGGTCTTCACGTTTAAATGTGGAAGAGAGACAGGCATTGTAAGCAGAGGAAACTGCAGTTTGTGAACAAATTATGGACAAATCAACATATGATCAAATACATGGAAGTGCTGAGATAGTGGCAAAGAAAGAAGTAAAGATGACAAGTATAACTTGTAAGTCTTCATCTTGTTTCCATTGGTTGATTGTGAAGTATAACTACCAAACAGTTTTAGTtatcttttttccttctctcCTTTCCTGCCAAGAACAGCAAggttagtaaaataaataaaaactgaattaTTGAATACTTGCTTGTTACTTCTTGATGTCTTAGTTAAGTCCTTTTTCTGCATTGCTACTTAGGACCCATCcactattaataattttatctctATTTTTAAACTTGTCATCtttacttctttctttttattttttttaacgagttcaaattatattgtattataactaaaataaaatattgagtAGTTTttaaaacctaataaaatttattagaaaaaaaataaatagatttaacttaagataattaaaattttaatttcaaatgcaaatttacttttttatatatacttaacgttgtttttaatttgctttttaattttttatattcgataatttgtttgtttatttacacttttatttgttaatttttttttacagatTCTACTTATCTGGTTTAGAGATCTTAAGCAGTTTTTTTCggcttttcatttaattattttgaggCTTTTAAGCTATGgttataattaattcccccttaATCGTCCCGATTTCCTTAATCTCTTTCTGGATGTTCTCTTTTCTCCTCCCTCATTCTatgaatgttttatttttttgcttttagaTTTCACCACACATGTCTAAGAGATTAAAATCAACTTAGTGTTTATAGATCACCCCACATGCCTAACATAAGATGAACAAAGCTTACCAATGTAAGCTTTCCGCGCCTCATGTGTTCACTTTAACATGccaagataaaataaatttgacaCCTAGATTTAGATAATAGAATTGGATTTTTATTAGGTCACATTGCATGTGAAGATAAAATCTATGGTACCAAAATACCTCCTGCTAGGACTAGTTTTGGGTGTAAATGCACCTCCTTATAGGGACCTCCTCCCCTAGGTTTGGATTTTTGTGCTCACGCCACCGTAAATTAGATAAAAGATACTGTAGTGTAAACTAGGCGAGCCTAAGCGCGGAATCAAttcttctttataatttttgatattgaggAAAAATATTAGGCTAGCTAAGGGACAAAAAATTGTCATCCTTACTCTCTTATTTGTCCTGATATTTTAGATGACGACTCTACCTTTGCGATGGTCACATAAAATTGTCGTCCTCTAGGTCCCTTTTAGCGAGCAACTCATTTTAAAATGAGCCTATTAAGCGGTTTCATGAAATAGTAACAAGGTCAAAAATCACCTAGGGTTGGGGCTAAAACCTagcattaattaattttgatacatttttaattttaatctaattcaatcctaaaatcctataaaaaatatatatatttctactCTTAATAGagttaattaatgattaatttaatccagttataatcctaatcctacaAGAAATTAACCCATTACTATAACACAATGGAGTTTGTGAGCGCTGCTAGGTTTTTTAGGCCCAATCTTAAGTGATTTGCAAACTCTTCACTATGTTAAGGTTGCTCTTCATACTAGACCGAGTTAGTGAGTCATTCGGTTAAAGGACCTAGAAGACTATAATAATCATGTGGTCATCGAAAAAGTAGAGTCGCCACTCTAAATGTCAGTACAAATATGAGAGCGAGGATGACAATTTTGTATCTCTTACGGAAAGCTTAATATTAGAGATGGGTTATGAAAGTTAGGTATAAATAGTCTGAAGCACCTCAGTGTAGACGAATATTTTCCTAGCcattatgaatattttttatatctctTACTTAATATTGAAGTGAGTAAAAGAATACTAGAACTCGGTGTTATGCATTCAGATCAATGCCCATTTAAGTCACTCTCCTTCCTTCAGCAGCTTAACCTCTAACAGCTTATAACTTTGAGTACTTATATTGTAGGTTAATCTGTCATAGATGTGTGTAGCTTCTAAGTCTTGAGTACTTGCTTACACTTCAGTGTTGTACCCATATTGGCCCACAAATCTCCCAGCACGTCTTtccaattatttatttactttttatccAACTGGCAGTAGGCAGCAGCTCCGATCAAaagtgtcacgaccccattTGTGGGCCCGTGATCGGCACTAGATAATgtgtaggcgtaaggccactgaatcccgtagtaaacctgacactcactgacttaaataaatctcaatcTCATTTTTATGATGTCATAATTATCTTAACCTTATATAactaattcggtctgccaaaAAAATTAGGCAAGACCGAAAACTACAGAAAATTTTAACTAGTATATCTactatttctactgcggagaatataagaatttacaaatttacataccaaatcaaatacactacccgatgatgaaggagtcgggttactaaaAAAGGGTCGCGGGAAGACGTTAAGTCAcggatctgaaaaacagtaaaattgagactttCAGTCTccagagtgagttaaaatcatatatctaaaaatatttacatatacttcgatcatacatttatttaatttaaaataagcattaagtcatgtaaaaatatacgtgtcatgtcatgcttaaataaaataattttcacacacACAACGGGAcagagtacttcagtagaaccctaatcccaacacaaCATCCTTGATCAATCTCATTACTGACATCCCAActaatctcattccaacaggactggcgcccagagagcgaagctcgattagggaccttacctccagtttGGTTACTTGTCTTAgtctttcggctctcttaatccaacaggtctggcgcccatagagcaagctcgatcagggttggagcctgaacacttgatttccaactaagccggcgcccagagagcaagctcgatcagggagcTTACTTtcggcaaacacactctactaagcctagagagcgatgctcgaccagggctaAACCTTTACCCATTTACCCTTTTTCCATCCTTCTCGGATTTACACCGGTACACTCATCAAACCaatatgttctactgtcgtcccaTCCCGTGTCAtcatacaataataaaatcaatgataaagaaaacgatatataaatgaatagtaATAATCAAAAGCATGAtacaaatgaataataattaaatgaataatttgaaCTTGCAATAAAATATTCACGATagcaattcaaaaatttatgcatgacacgtgcataatcgatatatgactttaactcacagctttggcgacctcctagctctgctccggtgcctcggttggagcgagccgaatagatggattatctaatcacggaaagcaatttatcaataacgctgaacaattgacaattaaccctaggtctagatttctaggactgactgtctaaagTCTCGACTTGgataaattctaccgaaaattcagCAAAACCTCCCTTATAACACGGGCATTTACCCCctgtaaaacgggtccaggaccttccagaaaaacacttcaaatatccaacaatttaatacaacGGGAatcgggtccccaagacttcattAATTTTCCAACttcgccacacagcacaaaaatcACGACTATAATTTAGTGAGTCATTCAATGAAGGGACCTAGAAGACTATAATAATCATGTAGTCATCGAAAAAGTAGAGTCTCCACTCTAAATGTCAATACAAATATGAGAGCGAAGATGACAATTTTGTATCTCTTACAGAAAGCTTAATATCAGAGATGGGCTCTGAAAGTTAGGTACAAATAGTCTGAAGCACCTCTAGTGTagacaaatatttttctagCCTAATAAACATTACGAATATTGAAAGTGAGCAAAAGATTACTAGAACTCGGTGTTATACATTCAAATCAATGCCCATTTAAGTCACTCCTTCCTTCAGCACTAGCAACTTAGAACTTAGAGTACTTCCTTAGTTGACTAGTTATATTATAGAGTTATTCGCATTGTTCCTCCTCTTAAGTTCCGTCTTTTCTACATTGAAAGTGTATTCACTTAAATCTCAAAGCTTTTGATGAGATGAAAGGCTAATCTGTCATAGAGGTGTGTGGCTTCTAATCTCCAATACTTGCTTACACTTCAGTGTTGTACCCATATTGGCCCACAAATCTCCTAGCACGTCTTTCCAACTAGCAGTACTAGCGAGGCAGCAGCTCCGGTCAAAAGTATAGGACTATCTTATGCTTAGTTAGACTAGAGCAGGTAGATATGCTAACTTGATATGCATTTAAGAAAGCTCGGGGATCCCCCGAGACCATTACATTTCTACAGGACGGGGAGATTCACATTTCCCTTGGAAGAAGTATTCaacataaatttattgatatctTTAGTTTCCCATCCTTTCATCTTGAGCAGCTTATGTTGTCCATTTGT is a genomic window of Ricinus communis isolate WT05 ecotype wild-type chromosome 2, ASM1957865v1, whole genome shotgun sequence containing:
- the LOC8283202 gene encoding LOW QUALITY PROTEIN: kinesin-like protein NACK1 (The sequence of the model RefSeq protein was modified relative to this genomic sequence to represent the inferred CDS: inserted 12 bases in 8 codons; deleted 5 bases in 5 codons; substituted 3 bases at 3 genomic stop codons), which produces MGGFMARMGTNNLMTAEPWGLVCFLHRSPLSYLESSGDFTIKNSGLEIYNENVRDLLNSESGRNLKLPDDSENFVDLAGSEIASQTHADGARLREGGHINLISLMTLTTGIIKLSVGKRSGHMPYRDSMLTRLLQHSLGGNERTAIICTLRPALSPGEQSRNTLFFATRAKEVTKTAQVNMVVSDKQLVKHLQKEVAGLEAELRTPDPSKEKRLKIQQMXGEIEELRRQRDFAKSGMSCRKNIKRTSTLESPPRDVKKCLSYSDALLSKLENKEXLCXAMRQSSLQLFALMHEIRKIEHLQEQLGEEANRALVVLXKEVSCHGLGNQDAAEIIXQAEIREMQSIQPASKEVEIGSVVAPNKSVSANLKDEITKXHSQGSTIANLEEQLXRQVLENEIESRAPENEDFTXGETQLESEKERLLQKVKIEECGDVSPKEGTPGYRRSSSVNMKKMQKMFQNAVQENVRSVRAYVTELKEGVAKLQYEKQLLVCQVLELEANEAAGYNLEXMWDVCFISIIHRTQFYLLFKGDPAEXWLQQHLAEIGNASPAPRVGDEPTISLSSSIRALRREREFLAKRSSRLNVEERQALXKQRKLQFVNKLWTNQHMIKYMEVLR